A region of Pseudoalteromonas aliena SW19 DNA encodes the following proteins:
- the lepB gene encoding signal peptidase I, translating into MKSLFKFWKNNRSLIVFIALMSVFRSAVADWYEVPTGSMQPTIQEGDRILTDKMAYDLRIPFTHISLLKLNDPKTGDIIVFDSQAADNRLIKRVIGVPGDSVALENNELIINGKKLTYAYQQSNTDSFDKIEDLNGHKHSIRVAHSPSRLSGFAEVIIPDGYYLAMGDNRDNSADSRVIGLIPRQELLGKANRVIVSLDYDDYYLPRKDRILKVLN; encoded by the coding sequence ATGAAGTCACTTTTTAAGTTTTGGAAAAATAACCGTTCTCTCATCGTATTCATTGCATTAATGAGTGTTTTTAGAAGTGCGGTTGCAGATTGGTACGAAGTACCTACAGGATCGATGCAACCAACGATTCAAGAAGGTGATCGGATCCTTACCGACAAAATGGCCTACGATTTACGTATTCCGTTTACGCACATATCATTATTAAAATTAAACGATCCGAAAACAGGTGATATTATTGTATTTGATTCACAAGCTGCAGATAACCGCTTAATTAAGCGTGTTATTGGCGTTCCAGGAGACAGCGTAGCACTTGAAAATAATGAACTTATTATTAATGGCAAAAAGCTTACTTATGCATATCAGCAAAGTAATACAGACTCGTTTGATAAAATTGAAGATTTAAATGGTCATAAACATTCTATACGTGTTGCTCATAGTCCTTCGCGTTTATCGGGCTTTGCAGAAGTAATTATCCCTGACGGTTACTACCTTGCAATGGGTGATAATCGAGATAATAGTGCAGACTCACGCGTAATTGGTCTAATACCTCGCCAAGAGCTCCTAGGTAAAGCTAATCGAGTGATTGTATCGCTTGATTATGATGACTACTATTTACCAAGAAAAGATCGTATTTTAAAAGTATTAAATTAA
- a CDS encoding DUF2999 family protein: MNPILAILKEHNVSDEKVKALFEAFTQNPMMAMALVQELGIPPEKLQQLMAVVMTQPHLIKEATDELGLDFEKVKETKEKLNQ; encoded by the coding sequence ATGAATCCAATACTAGCAATACTTAAAGAGCACAATGTAAGCGACGAAAAAGTAAAAGCATTGTTTGAAGCGTTTACTCAAAACCCAATGATGGCAATGGCACTTGTTCAAGAGCTTGGTATTCCACCAGAAAAGCTACAGCAACTAATGGCAGTCGTAATGACACAGCCACACTTAATTAAAGAAGCAACCGACGAACTAGGTTTAGATTTTGAAAAGGTAAAAGAAACAAAAGAAAAACTAAATCAGTAA
- a CDS encoding zinc-binding dehydrogenase, whose translation MKYISHEDSNLAFAQTNKPVLKSHEVLVKVAAIGVNRADCMQRQGKYPAPAGDSLILGLECAGTIIELGKEVEKTWLNKRIFTLCAGGAYSEYVAVDAKQLMELPDDVTMAEGAAISEVYLTAFGALFELGKLQKGQTALIHAGASGVGGAAIQMAKSAGATVVITAGTDDKCQHAKELGADHAINYKTTDFVEYMQANNLTANAIVDPVSGSYLNKNATIAAMDCQIVMLAFLDGRFAEVDFATLLQKRISFHASTLRNRSIEFKRNLRDDFVARFYSELADKKYDFNVYKTLPWGDANEAHAILERNENAGKVVLLVE comes from the coding sequence ATGAAATATATTTCTCATGAAGATAGCAATCTTGCATTTGCACAAACCAACAAGCCGGTTTTAAAAAGCCACGAAGTGCTAGTTAAAGTGGCAGCGATTGGTGTTAACCGTGCAGACTGTATGCAGCGACAAGGTAAATACCCAGCACCAGCAGGAGACAGTCTAATTTTAGGACTTGAGTGTGCCGGTACAATTATCGAGCTTGGCAAAGAGGTAGAAAAAACTTGGCTAAATAAGCGTATATTTACGTTATGTGCTGGTGGTGCTTACAGTGAATATGTAGCCGTTGATGCAAAGCAACTGATGGAATTGCCAGATGATGTAACAATGGCTGAGGGCGCTGCAATAAGTGAAGTATATTTGACCGCATTTGGCGCGTTATTTGAGCTTGGTAAATTGCAAAAAGGGCAAACAGCGCTTATTCATGCAGGTGCGAGTGGTGTGGGCGGTGCAGCAATTCAAATGGCTAAAAGCGCTGGAGCTACCGTGGTCATTACCGCTGGTACGGATGATAAATGCCAACACGCAAAAGAGCTCGGTGCCGATCATGCAATTAACTACAAAACCACTGACTTTGTAGAATATATGCAAGCAAATAATCTCACAGCAAATGCAATTGTAGATCCTGTTTCGGGGAGTTACTTAAATAAAAACGCCACTATTGCAGCGATGGATTGTCAAATTGTAATGTTGGCATTTTTAGATGGACGCTTTGCAGAAGTCGATTTTGCAACGCTTTTACAAAAGCGTATTTCGTTCCATGCCTCAACACTTCGTAATCGTAGCATTGAGTTTAAACGTAATTTACGTGATGATTTTGTAGCGCGTTTTTACAGCGAGCTAGCCGATAAAAAATATGACTTTAACGTATATAAAACTCTACCTTGGGGCGATGCAAACGAAGCTCATGCTATTTTAGAGCGTAACGAAAATGCGGGTAAAGTGGTTTTACTTGTAGAGTAA
- the aceK gene encoding bifunctional isocitrate dehydrogenase kinase/phosphatase, with protein sequence MQNRLTNQSNNALQHVIASKLARSVFAGFEAMFSQFLNITLGAQSRFEQQKYHDAQSAMRERLQVYELEVKNVSEAVRVIAYAELTCSQTWQLAKNIYGDMVQNHENKPIAHTFFNSTFGAIWDDKKIRTVHLFVLKAKYRSEPRSFESLVSRVSLQKGFNSAVKTLITNQVFRVPFNHLERDVATLHSTLMQGAQQQCKQVYELINLNDGYIEYANSLFFRNKACYLIGRCIAKNGDNMPFAIAILNTDNGLKIDAVMMGADQLSLLFGFARAYFMVDTDQPARYVDYLSVLMPHKQRFELFNAIGFIKHAKTEFYRYKVDTTKNSPVNLKYTIAPGTPGMVMLVFTIAGSDYVYKVIKDRFSAPKTATKAQVKEKYNFVKQADRVGRLVDTHEFRYLAFDLSRFSDGLLSQMRSQIGTSMIISGKALILKHVYVERKMTPLNLYVNHCDNKALEQVMIDYGKAIKELAGANIFPGDMLMKNFGVTRWGRIVFYDFDEICPLTECNFREVPQTQNSLEELSTSSYFDIDENDIFPSQFKVFFSANDSAFKYFNSHHNNLFSAGFWQSCQQQIHQGYLPDVYPYKQSWRF encoded by the coding sequence ATGCAAAATAGGTTAACAAATCAATCTAATAATGCGCTACAACACGTTATAGCCAGTAAGCTTGCTCGGTCTGTTTTTGCTGGGTTTGAAGCGATGTTTTCGCAATTTTTAAATATTACACTGGGTGCACAAAGCCGTTTTGAACAACAAAAATATCACGATGCACAAAGCGCTATGCGTGAGCGTTTACAGGTATACGAGCTCGAAGTGAAAAACGTAAGTGAAGCGGTGCGGGTTATTGCTTACGCTGAACTTACTTGTTCGCAAACGTGGCAGTTAGCTAAAAATATTTACGGTGATATGGTGCAAAATCATGAAAACAAACCCATTGCACATACCTTTTTTAATTCTACTTTTGGTGCAATTTGGGACGATAAAAAAATTCGTACCGTACATTTATTTGTATTGAAAGCAAAGTATCGCAGCGAGCCACGTTCCTTTGAGAGCTTAGTGAGTAGAGTATCACTACAAAAAGGGTTCAATAGCGCCGTTAAAACGCTTATTACTAATCAAGTATTTAGAGTGCCGTTTAATCATTTAGAGCGTGATGTAGCCACATTACACAGTACGTTAATGCAAGGCGCGCAGCAGCAATGCAAACAGGTGTACGAACTTATAAACTTAAATGATGGCTATATTGAATACGCTAATTCATTATTTTTCAGAAATAAAGCCTGTTATTTAATTGGGCGTTGCATAGCTAAAAATGGCGATAATATGCCTTTTGCCATCGCTATTTTGAATACCGATAACGGATTAAAAATAGATGCTGTAATGATGGGCGCCGATCAATTAAGTTTATTATTTGGCTTTGCACGCGCCTATTTTATGGTTGATACCGACCAGCCCGCCCGCTACGTAGATTACTTAAGTGTATTAATGCCGCACAAACAACGTTTTGAGTTATTTAACGCTATCGGTTTTATTAAACACGCTAAAACGGAATTTTATCGTTATAAAGTTGATACGACTAAAAACAGCCCAGTAAACCTTAAATACACAATAGCACCTGGTACGCCAGGTATGGTGATGCTGGTTTTTACAATTGCAGGCTCAGACTATGTTTACAAAGTCATTAAAGATAGATTTAGCGCACCAAAAACAGCTACCAAGGCGCAAGTAAAAGAAAAATATAACTTTGTAAAGCAAGCTGACCGCGTTGGGCGCTTGGTAGACACGCACGAATTTAGGTATTTAGCGTTTGATTTAAGCCGTTTTAGCGATGGGCTACTTTCACAAATGAGAAGCCAAATTGGTACCAGCATGATTATATCGGGCAAGGCACTTATTTTAAAACACGTGTATGTTGAACGTAAAATGACCCCGCTTAATTTATACGTTAATCACTGTGATAACAAAGCTCTAGAGCAGGTAATGATTGATTACGGTAAAGCAATTAAAGAGTTAGCCGGCGCTAATATATTCCCAGGCGATATGTTAATGAAAAATTTTGGTGTAACACGTTGGGGCCGGATTGTATTTTATGATTTTGACGAGATTTGCCCACTGACTGAGTGTAACTTTAGAGAAGTACCGCAAACACAAAATAGCCTTGAAGAGCTAAGCACTAGTTCGTATTTTGATATAGACGAAAACGATATTTTCCCGAGTCAGTTCAAGGTGTTTTTTAGTGCAAACGACAGCGCATTTAAGTACTTTAATAGCCATCATAATAATCTGTTTTCAGCTGGGTTTTGGCAAAGCTGTCAGCAACAAATACACCAAGGCTATTTACCTGATGTTTATCCTTATAAACAAAGCTGGCGCTTTTGA
- a CDS encoding LysR family transcriptional regulator, translated as MNIRNVDLNLLVYLNVLIDEKSVSKAANKLALTQPAMSNALKRLRDLFDDPLLVRAAGSMTPTTKAIALKPEVEALLKMAEAITQPSEQFNPATANITFRIMANDYIESTLIAPFITAQLSKNLGINFDVLSPSDVNLQDMEKGTIDLAINRFNGLPRSFHQASVWRDNYCCLSHPKNTFLQQSGLDDYLEKEHIWVNRAGWGPEAAVTNKSGKQKLGWVDEALWQLEQTRKIRVFTRHYMIAGLLCQSEQLIATLPRRQAKLLTTHTNLVISQVPFQIVPIEVKMIWSPLLHHAPAHQWLRRELLTFAKTIADR; from the coding sequence ATGAATATAAGAAACGTCGACCTCAACTTGTTAGTATACTTAAATGTACTCATTGATGAAAAAAGTGTTTCGAAAGCGGCTAACAAGCTCGCGCTTACGCAACCTGCTATGAGTAACGCATTAAAGCGTTTACGCGATTTATTTGACGATCCACTACTGGTGCGTGCTGCAGGTTCAATGACACCAACGACAAAAGCAATTGCGTTAAAACCTGAAGTAGAGGCCCTATTAAAAATGGCTGAGGCTATTACTCAACCTAGCGAGCAATTTAACCCTGCAACCGCTAACATTACGTTTAGAATAATGGCAAACGACTATATAGAGTCGACCTTAATAGCCCCTTTTATAACCGCGCAACTTAGTAAAAACCTAGGTATCAATTTTGATGTATTAAGCCCAAGTGACGTAAATCTGCAAGATATGGAAAAAGGCACTATCGATTTAGCCATAAATCGCTTTAATGGGCTGCCTCGCTCGTTTCATCAAGCCAGCGTATGGCGCGATAATTACTGTTGCTTATCCCACCCTAAAAATACCTTTTTACAACAGTCAGGTTTAGACGATTACTTAGAGAAAGAACATATTTGGGTAAACCGTGCAGGTTGGGGGCCTGAAGCCGCTGTTACTAATAAATCGGGAAAACAAAAACTCGGTTGGGTAGACGAAGCTCTTTGGCAACTCGAGCAAACCCGTAAAATACGCGTTTTTACACGCCACTACATGATTGCAGGCCTCCTTTGCCAATCAGAGCAGCTTATTGCTACCCTTCCACGCCGCCAAGCTAAATTACTCACTACACATACAAACCTAGTAATAAGCCAAGTTCCTTTTCAAATAGTGCCTATTGAGGTGAAAATGATATGGAGCCCACTGCTGCACCACGCACCAGCGCATCAATGGCTAAGGCGTGAGTTATTAACGTTTGCTAAAACAATTGCAGATAGATGA
- a CDS encoding gamma-glutamylcyclotransferase family protein, which translates to MEKLFSYGTLQMESVQKETFGHVLNGVKDSLIGYTLGEIKISDPAVIQVSGTDIHSILNYTGKDTDIVEGTVFELTPLELKQADEYEVEEYVRIAGSYSSGNKAWAYVCAKSQINNI; encoded by the coding sequence TTGGAAAAGTTATTTTCATACGGTACATTGCAAATGGAATCTGTTCAAAAAGAAACTTTTGGTCATGTGTTAAACGGAGTAAAAGATTCGTTGATTGGTTATACGCTTGGCGAAATTAAAATCTCTGATCCAGCAGTAATACAAGTTAGTGGTACAGATATTCATTCTATTCTTAACTATACGGGGAAAGATACAGATATAGTAGAAGGCACCGTTTTTGAGCTTACACCATTAGAATTAAAGCAAGCTGACGAATACGAAGTAGAAGAATACGTACGAATAGCGGGAAGTTACTCTTCAGGAAATAAAGCTTGGGCCTACGTATGTGCTAAATCTCAAATAAATAACATATAG
- a CDS encoding DUF6968 family protein — translation MNELAPISNIFSTLIASREFELFNCTGTEKVTVEIGTPVNDVETVSGYDWRCPIKIIIGSKIINDRACGVDSFQALSIAMNQLIKLRLETIAQEKEATIRLYGEEYDFEL, via the coding sequence ATGAATGAACTCGCACCTATATCTAATATATTTTCTACTCTTATTGCGTCGAGAGAATTCGAACTATTCAATTGCACAGGCACAGAAAAGGTGACAGTTGAAATTGGAACACCTGTTAACGACGTTGAAACTGTTAGCGGTTACGATTGGAGGTGTCCAATCAAAATCATTATTGGTAGTAAAATTATCAATGATCGAGCTTGTGGCGTTGATTCATTTCAAGCTTTAAGTATAGCAATGAATCAATTGATAAAGTTACGATTAGAAACTATTGCTCAAGAGAAAGAAGCAACAATACGCCTCTATGGTGAAGAGTATGATTTCGAATTGTAA
- a CDS encoding DUF1801 domain-containing protein — protein MDIIVQKKFSTYPVNVSILLNALRDLIFEVARHDGISDITETLKWGEPSYISKIGSTIRIDWKNKYPEQYFIYFNCKTSLVDTFKEIYGDTFIYEGNRAIVFKINQAVPYKELAHCISMSLRYKKIKHLRLLGA, from the coding sequence ATGGACATAATCGTACAGAAAAAATTTAGTACTTACCCCGTTAACGTGAGTATTTTACTTAATGCGCTACGTGATCTTATTTTTGAAGTTGCCAGGCATGACGGAATTTCTGATATAACAGAAACATTAAAATGGGGGGAGCCTAGTTACATTTCTAAAATTGGCAGTACCATTAGGATTGATTGGAAAAATAAATACCCTGAGCAGTATTTTATTTATTTCAACTGTAAAACATCACTCGTAGATACGTTTAAAGAGATCTACGGCGACACTTTTATATACGAGGGTAATCGTGCCATTGTATTTAAAATTAACCAAGCTGTACCTTATAAAGAACTAGCGCACTGTATCTCGATGTCATTACGCTATAAAAAAATCAAGCACTTAAGATTACTTGGTGCATAA
- a CDS encoding GNAT family N-acetyltransferase yields MINKLDNTDDRIAKAIFTIFQRAYTIEAQLIDVLDFPPLSRTVNDIKNSETLFYSYHENECLAAVIEVDIKNDCLDICSLTVDPDYFRKGIAHKLLESVLAITPVSRAIVETAVANTPAINLYKKHGFVEYKRWTPSHGIEKIAMSISAC; encoded by the coding sequence ATGATAAATAAACTCGATAATACCGATGACCGTATTGCAAAAGCGATTTTTACAATATTTCAACGCGCTTATACTATTGAAGCTCAACTTATTGATGTGCTTGATTTCCCTCCATTATCACGTACCGTCAACGATATAAAAAATTCAGAAACGCTCTTTTATAGCTATCACGAGAACGAATGTTTAGCTGCCGTTATTGAAGTAGATATAAAAAATGACTGTTTAGATATTTGTAGTTTAACCGTTGATCCTGATTATTTTAGAAAAGGTATCGCACATAAATTATTAGAAAGTGTGTTAGCAATAACACCGGTTTCACGGGCAATAGTCGAGACGGCAGTTGCTAATACACCAGCAATCAATTTATATAAAAAACATGGTTTCGTGGAATATAAAAGATGGACTCCTTCACATGGTATTGAAAAAATTGCGATGTCTATTAGCGCGTGTTGA
- the icd gene encoding NADP-dependent isocitrate dehydrogenase: MQYQHINVPEQGQNIIIDGHGQWHIPPEPIIAYIDGDGVGLDVMPVMRHVVDSAITHCYKKDRKIHWMQVYNGEQAAKLYDGDWFPQETINAVRACKIAIKGPLTTPLGGGFRSLNVALRQEMDLFVNMRAIKGFSALPSPLKNPFLTNITVLRDSSEDVYSGIEWQAGSVESEKMLDFLCEEMGVTRLRFTQECGIGIKNISKEGSERLIRYAINYALNNNSDSLTIVHKGNVLKFTDGAFKRWGFALAKKEFKATNHQNGRWLQIERAGYAPLVIKEVIADNMLQQCLMHPEQFDVIATTNQNGDFLADMLSAQVGGVGIMPAANLNNEVAFFEPTHGTFERIAGQNKANPSSSILSAVLMLKFMGWKEAALLIENALEQTFKSGEVTFDLIKEHTDNSSLHNSTTLMCTEFAQKVIEHF; the protein is encoded by the coding sequence ATGCAGTACCAACATATAAATGTGCCAGAGCAAGGTCAAAATATAATAATAGACGGCCATGGGCAATGGCATATCCCGCCTGAACCTATTATTGCTTATATAGATGGTGATGGGGTGGGCTTAGATGTTATGCCTGTAATGCGCCATGTCGTGGATAGCGCCATTACTCACTGCTATAAAAAGGATAGGAAAATTCATTGGATGCAGGTTTACAATGGTGAACAAGCAGCTAAATTATATGATGGTGATTGGTTCCCACAAGAAACAATTAATGCAGTACGTGCTTGTAAAATCGCTATAAAAGGGCCATTAACAACCCCGCTGGGTGGTGGCTTTCGTTCACTCAATGTAGCGCTCCGGCAAGAAATGGATTTGTTTGTAAATATGCGGGCAATTAAAGGCTTTAGCGCGCTCCCATCCCCTCTAAAAAATCCTTTTTTAACTAATATAACTGTACTGCGAGATAGCAGCGAAGATGTGTATTCAGGCATTGAATGGCAAGCAGGCAGTGTTGAAAGTGAAAAGATGCTCGATTTTTTATGTGAAGAAATGGGGGTAACGCGCTTACGATTTACACAAGAATGCGGCATTGGTATTAAAAACATATCAAAAGAAGGCTCTGAACGTTTAATTCGTTATGCTATAAACTATGCTCTTAACAATAACAGCGACTCATTGACCATTGTGCACAAGGGGAATGTACTTAAATTTACTGATGGTGCATTTAAACGTTGGGGGTTTGCGCTGGCTAAAAAAGAGTTTAAAGCGACAAATCATCAAAATGGTCGTTGGTTACAAATAGAGCGAGCAGGGTACGCGCCTCTAGTTATTAAAGAAGTAATAGCAGATAACATGCTGCAGCAATGTTTAATGCACCCAGAGCAGTTTGATGTAATAGCAACGACCAATCAAAACGGCGACTTTTTAGCAGATATGCTAAGCGCCCAAGTTGGCGGTGTTGGCATAATGCCGGCAGCTAATTTAAATAATGAAGTGGCTTTTTTTGAACCCACTCATGGTACGTTCGAGCGAATTGCTGGGCAAAATAAAGCGAACCCGAGCAGTAGTATTTTAAGTGCAGTATTAATGCTTAAGTTTATGGGCTGGAAAGAGGCCGCATTACTAATAGAAAATGCGTTAGAGCAAACATTTAAAAGCGGTGAAGTAACCTTTGATTTAATAAAAGAGCACACCGATAACTCAAGTCTTCATAACTCGACAACCTTAATGTGTACAGAGTTTGCGCAAAAGGTTATCGAGCATTTTTAA
- a CDS encoding M61 family metallopeptidase yields MKLFLVLLLSTIAFNTLSIEVVIHNLSSLSNNGQKTVSTWVNQSVEKTKNTLGPLQQSILPIYLKPQYFAFEPVPWATVKRNNPDGLELHIDRYASLKAFTKDWTLFHELAHLYLPLLPYSGFWLSEGFASYMQNVIMRDNGIITQPQFVQRLNAGFDRARLQTKTKNQPLDKLSADMWRQRAQQRVYWTGAAFFVEADLALQKQGKTVSHVIKAYQVCCRASRSDAKTLIKNLDKLSKSSVFSNLYVKYNSRTDFPTITKSQLNQL; encoded by the coding sequence ATGAAACTCTTTTTAGTATTACTGTTATCAACAATCGCTTTTAACACGTTGTCCATTGAAGTGGTAATACATAACCTCAGCTCGCTCTCAAATAACGGCCAAAAAACGGTATCGACTTGGGTTAATCAAAGTGTTGAAAAAACAAAAAATACCTTAGGGCCTTTACAACAAAGTATTTTGCCTATTTATTTAAAACCGCAATACTTTGCTTTTGAGCCAGTGCCTTGGGCCACTGTTAAACGTAATAATCCTGATGGGCTTGAGCTACATATAGATCGCTACGCCAGTTTAAAGGCATTTACTAAAGATTGGACGCTGTTTCATGAGCTTGCACACTTATATTTACCACTATTGCCTTATTCAGGGTTTTGGCTAAGTGAAGGTTTTGCCAGTTATATGCAAAACGTGATAATGCGTGATAATGGTATAATTACCCAGCCACAGTTTGTACAGCGATTAAATGCAGGATTTGACCGCGCACGCTTGCAAACCAAAACTAAAAATCAACCGCTTGATAAGCTTTCTGCCGATATGTGGAGGCAGCGTGCCCAGCAACGTGTTTACTGGACAGGCGCTGCTTTTTTTGTAGAAGCTGATTTAGCACTGCAAAAGCAAGGAAAAACAGTTTCACATGTAATCAAAGCGTATCAAGTATGTTGTAGAGCCTCACGTTCTGATGCTAAAACGCTTATAAAAAATCTCGATAAACTATCTAAAAGTAGTGTATTTTCAAACCTATACGTAAAATACAATAGCCGTACTGACTTTCCCACAATTACAAAATCACAGCTTAATCAGTTGTAG
- a CDS encoding transporter substrate-binding domain-containing protein, whose amino-acid sequence MPRIFLTFILFSYLSPVANAKTINWLTHDFAPYYILNGQYQHQGRDESIISLLEKQLPTITFNRVIIPSGKVIQELSNISQNVCALSLYKNDYRKEHIYFTDESSTTGLSPSIAMHNKLADALELPNATEVSLLNLIRDKKLTLGVSMSRSYGKEIDTIINTTPDIDLVIRPTRDSLASLTYMLNLKRIDILLGYPSEHYYLAKSMHFDKNLTQRALIESPALSYGFIGCTKNEQGAKDITILNERLKVIKKTQAYNDVLMRWLPEHLRPLLQSRINGTK is encoded by the coding sequence ATGCCTCGTATATTTTTAACCTTTATATTATTTAGTTATTTAAGCCCCGTAGCTAATGCTAAAACCATTAATTGGTTAACGCACGACTTTGCACCTTATTATATTTTAAACGGCCAGTACCAACACCAAGGCCGTGACGAAAGCATAATCTCCCTTCTTGAAAAGCAATTACCCACTATTACTTTTAACCGGGTCATCATACCTTCAGGTAAAGTAATTCAAGAGCTATCAAATATCTCCCAAAACGTCTGTGCATTATCGCTTTATAAAAATGATTACAGAAAAGAGCATATTTACTTCACTGATGAAAGCTCAACAACAGGCTTATCACCTTCAATTGCCATGCATAATAAACTGGCTGATGCACTTGAACTGCCTAATGCCACTGAGGTGTCGTTGTTAAACTTAATACGTGATAAAAAGCTGACGCTGGGTGTTTCAATGAGTCGCTCATACGGTAAAGAAATTGATACCATTATAAATACAACCCCTGATATAGATTTAGTAATAAGACCTACTCGCGACAGCCTAGCAAGCCTCACTTACATGCTGAATTTAAAACGAATCGATATTTTATTGGGTTACCCAAGTGAGCATTACTATCTAGCTAAGTCGATGCATTTTGATAAAAATTTAACGCAGCGTGCACTCATAGAATCACCAGCTTTAAGTTATGGTTTTATTGGCTGCACTAAGAATGAACAAGGTGCGAAGGATATAACGATCCTTAATGAGCGACTTAAAGTAATTAAAAAAACGCAAGCTTATAATGACGTGCTTATGCGTTGGTTACCTGAGCATTTAAGGCCGCTATTGCAATCACGTATAAATGGCACAAAATAA
- a CDS encoding YceI family protein, with amino-acid sequence MKKLLLSTAVSAAMILSATAANAADYVVDTKGAHAFVNFKIKHLGYSWLHGRFNTFDGKFNYDAKNPNASQIMVNIDTTSLDSNHAERDKHLRGKDFLNVDKYPTATFKSTSIKFESDSGEVTGDFTLHGVTKTITFEIEKIGEGNDPWGGYRVGFEGETSLKLADYGIDYNLGPASTYVDIGLFIEGIRQ; translated from the coding sequence ATGAAAAAATTACTATTAAGCACGGCAGTCTCTGCGGCAATGATACTTTCGGCAACAGCCGCCAATGCAGCTGATTATGTTGTTGATACAAAGGGTGCTCACGCGTTTGTAAACTTTAAAATTAAACATTTAGGCTACAGCTGGTTGCATGGTCGCTTTAATACATTTGATGGTAAATTTAATTACGATGCTAAAAATCCTAATGCGTCGCAAATTATGGTTAACATTGATACTACAAGCCTAGATTCGAATCATGCTGAGCGTGATAAGCATTTACGCGGTAAAGACTTTTTAAATGTTGATAAGTACCCAACAGCAACCTTTAAAAGCACAAGTATTAAATTTGAAAGTGATTCTGGCGAAGTGACGGGTGACTTTACGTTACATGGGGTCACTAAAACGATTACTTTCGAAATCGAAAAAATTGGTGAAGGTAACGATCCATGGGGTGGTTATCGTGTAGGTTTTGAAGGTGAAACGAGTTTAAAGCTTGCCGATTACGGTATTGATTACAACTTAGGGCCAGCATCTACGTATGTAGATATAGGTTTATTTATAGAAGGGATTCGTCAGTAA
- a CDS encoding cytochrome b yields MFKNTPSSYGLVAIILHWLMALTIFGLFGLGLYMVELTYYDSWYKGSLDLHKSIGITLVAVFLFRIVWRALSTQPKPLGESKGINQLAHTAHIAMYIIVAVIVTAGYLISTADGRPIEVFTLFNIPAFDFAFDSQADIAGKVHYYSACVLIGFVVLHALGALKHHFIDKDKTLLRMIKP; encoded by the coding sequence ATGTTTAAAAATACACCTTCATCTTACGGACTTGTCGCCATTATTTTACATTGGCTCATGGCGCTGACTATTTTTGGCCTGTTTGGCTTAGGTTTATATATGGTCGAACTTACTTATTACGACAGTTGGTATAAAGGTTCGCTCGACCTACATAAAAGTATTGGTATTACACTTGTGGCCGTATTTTTATTTAGAATTGTATGGCGTGCTTTATCTACACAGCCTAAACCATTAGGTGAAAGTAAAGGCATCAACCAATTAGCGCATACGGCGCATATTGCCATGTATATTATAGTGGCTGTTATTGTTACTGCTGGGTACTTAATATCGACCGCAGACGGGCGACCAATTGAAGTTTTTACCTTGTTTAATATTCCGGCGTTTGATTTTGCTTTTGACAGCCAAGCCGATATTGCAGGAAAAGTACATTATTACAGTGCATGTGTTTTAATCGGTTTTGTAGTATTGCATGCACTTGGGGCGTTAAAACATCACTTTATCGACAAAGATAAAACCTTACTAAGAATGATCAAACCATAA